From a region of the Drosophila virilis strain 15010-1051.87 chromosome 3, Dvir_AGI_RSII-ME, whole genome shotgun sequence genome:
- the LOC6624688 gene encoding motile sperm domain-containing protein 2: protein MPKGVQPTAEQICEVKTRFLAKLASEPPAVAFHPNDLARINDNDIWISQLLEAYNLDVEKTITRLWENCEWRQSFGANEINESNVNQEYLHDGEIYVHNQDNEGKPLLIVNISKHSKSKNQDDLIRLVVYWVERIQRQNYLQKITLFMDMTGSGLGNLDIEFIKRIIQLFETKYPNAPNYILVHELPFLLNAAFKVVKNFMPAEALEILRVTTKKDINEYVSKDNCLKIWGGTDEYSYKFTPN, encoded by the exons ATGCCTAAGGGAGTGCAGCCGACCGCAGAGCAAATATGCGAGGTGAAGACCCGGTTTCTGGCAAAACTGGCCTCCGAGCCGCCGGCAG TTGCCTTTCATCCCAACGATCTGGCGCGTATTAACGATAACGATATCTGGATCTCGCAGCTTCTGGAGGCATACAATTTGGATGTGGAGAAGACAATCACGCGCTTGTGGGAGAACTGTGAATGGCGCCAGAGTTTCGGAGCCAACGAAATTAACGAGTCCAATGTAAATCAGGAGTATCTGCACGATGGCGAAATCTATGTGCACAACCAGGATAACGAGGGCAAGCCCTTGCTCATTGTGAACATCTCGAAGCACTCGAAGAGCAAGAACCAGGATGATCTAATCCGTCTGGTCGTCTACTGGGTGGAGCGCATTCAGCGCCAAAATTATCTACAGAAAATAACGCTCTTCATGGACATGACCGGATCGGGCCTTGGCAATTTGGACATCGAATTTATTAAGCGTATTATCCAGCTGTTCGAGACCAAATATCCGAATGCGCCCAACTACATTCTGGTGCACGAGCTGCCCTTTCTGCTAAATG CGGCTTTTAAAGTGGTCAAGAATTTCATGCCCGCCGAGGCTTTGGAGATTTTGCGCGTGACCACCAAAAAGGACATTAACGAGTATGTGAGTAAGGACAACTGCCTGAAGATCTGGGGCGGCACCGATGAATACTCCTACAAGTTCACACCTAACTAA
- the PXo gene encoding solute carrier family 53 member 1 isoform X1: MKFAEHLTAHITPEWRKQYINYEEMKAMLYAAIEQAPSAELVDREMVTRYFAKFDEEFFHYCDKELAKINTFYSEKMAEATRKYGSLRSELTEALELGHVKKQPAWKRRTPLVKKDAPARKLQDLKLAFSEFYLGLILLQNYQNLNFTGFRKILKKHDKLLSVDFGARWRTDHVEAAHFYTNKDIDRLIQETEQAVTQDIEGGDRQRAMKRLRVPPLGEQQSPWTTFKVGLFSGAFVVLFLTVIISAMFYGFGENWRVGLRMFRAPFLITECLFLWGVNVYGWRSSGVNHVLIFELDPRNHLSEQNIMEIASVFGVIWACCVLCYIFCEPLGIPQYAAPLFLYTLMVTFLLNPTRTFHHEARYWALRVLSRVIMAPFCFVNFADFWLADQLNSMVPAFLDIPFLMCFFGRNPTWHKAGEAGNHCVQYVSILHPIVAILPAYFRFAQCIRRYRDTKEAFPHLVNAAKYATSFFVVIFAHKYHTTTDSYPLSKENPWFYCWITAALFSSCYAYTWDIKMDWGLFDSKAGDNRFLREEIVYSSTWFYYFGIIEDLILRFSWTLSMSLIQAGYIEGDVMMTILSPLEVFRRFIWNYFRLENEHLNNVGKFRAVRDISVAPMDCSDQTTILRMMDDTDGVLNRRRGKAAGGSGGKSGNKKNKHEQQRLLLQGESVEDLCA, from the exons ATGAAGTTCGCCGAGCATTTGACGGCGCATATAACGCCAGAATGGCGCAAGCAGTACATTAATTATGAG GAAATGAAAGCCATGCTGTATGCAGCCATCGAGCAGGCACCCTCCGCGGAGCTGGTGGATCGCGAGATGGTAACACGTTATTTTGCCAAGTTTGACGAGGAGTTCTTCCACTACTGCGACAAGGAGCTGGCCAAGATCAATACCTTCTACTCGGAAAAGATGGCGGAGGCAACGCGCAAATATGGCAGCCTGCGCAGCGAACTGACAGAGGCTTTGGAGTTGGGCCATGTAAAGAAGCAGCCCGCTTGGAAGCGGCGCACACCGCTGGTCAAGAAGGATGCGCCCGCACGCAAGTTACAGGATCTCAAGTTGGCATTTAGCGAGTTCTATTTGGGTTTGATACTGCTACAAAACTATCAGAACTTAAATTTTACGGGCTTCCGCAAGATACTCAAGAAGCACGATAAACTGCTCAGCGTGGACTTCGGAGCACGCTGGCGCACCGATCACGTAGAGGCGGCGCATTTCTATACAAACAAAGACATCGACCGGTTAATACAGGAAACGGAACAGGCCGTCACCCAGGACATTGAGGGCGGCGACAGACAAC GCGCCATGAAGCGTTTGCGTGTTCCGCCGCTGGGCGAGCAGCAGAGTCCCTGGACCACATTCAAGGTGGGCCTCTTTTCCGGTGCTTTTGTGGTGCTCTTCCTGACCGTCATCATATCTGCCATGTTCTACGGTTTTGGTGAGAACTGGCGCGTTGGCCTGCGCATGTTCCGAGCGCCGTTTCTGATCACCGAATGCCTCTTTCTCTGGGGCGTCAATGTCTATGGCTGGCGTTCGTCCGGTGTCAATCATGTGCTCATCTTTGAGCTGGATCCGCGCAATCATCTATCCGAGCAGAATATTATGGAAATAGCCTCCGTATTCGGCGTCATTTGGGCCTGCTGTGTCCTTTGCTACATATTCTGCGAACCATTGGGCATTCCACAGTATGCAGCTCCGCTGTTTCTGTACACCTTGATGGTTACCTTCCTGCTGAATCCCACAAGGACGTTTCATCACGAGGCCCGCTATTGGGCGCTGCGCGTGCTCAGTCGCGTCATCATGGCTCCGTTTTGCTTTGTTAACTTTGCGGATTTCTGGCTGGCCGATCAGCTGAACAGCATGGTGCCCGCATTTCTGGATATACCCTTTCTGATGTGCTTCTTTGGTCGCAATCCCACGTGGCATAAGGCGGGCGAAG cTGGCAATCACTGCGTGCAGTATGTATCAATCCTGCATCCGATTGTGGCCATTTTGCCCGCCTACTTCCGGTTTGCCCAATGCATACGACGCTATCGGGACACGAAGGAGGCATTCCCACATCTGGTGAATGCGGCCAAATATGCGACATCTTTCTTTGTGGTTATCTTTGCGCATAAATACCATACGACAACAG ATAGCTATCCGCTGTCGAAGGAGAATCCCTGGTTCTACTGTTGGATAACCGCGGCCCTGTTCTCATCCTGTTACGCCTACACGTGGGACATCAAAATGGACTGGGGTCTGTTCGATTCCAAGGCGGGCGACAATCGATTTTTGCGTGAGGAAATCGTTTATTCATCGACG TGGTTCTATTACTTTGGCATAATTGAGGATTTAATATTGCGTTTCAGCTGGACGCTCTCGATGAGCCTCATTCAGGCCGGCTATATTGAGGGCGATGTTATGATGACCATACTCAGTCCGCTTGAGGTGTTCCGACGCTTCATCTGGAACTATTTCCGTCTGGAGAACGAGCATCTCAACAATGTGGGCAAGTTTCGAGCCGTGCGCGATATATCAGTGGCGCCCATGGATTGCTCAGATCAG ACCACAATACTGCGCATGATGGATGA
- the PXo gene encoding solute carrier family 53 member 1 isoform X2: MKFAEHLTAHITPEWRKQYINYEEMKAMLYAAIEQAPSAELVDREMVTRYFAKFDEEFFHYCDKELAKINTFYSEKMAEATRKYGSLRSELTEALELGHVKKQPAWKRRTPLVKKDAPARKLQDLKLAFSEFYLGLILLQNYQNLNFTGFRKILKKHDKLLSVDFGARWRTDHVEAAHFYTNKDIDRLIQETEQAVTQDIEGGDRQRAMKRLRVPPLGEQQSPWTTFKVGLFSGAFVVLFLTVIISAMFYGFGENWRVGLRMFRAPFLITECLFLWGVNVYGWRSSGVNHVLIFELDPRNHLSEQNIMEIASVFGVIWACCVLCYIFCEPLGIPQYAAPLFLYTLMVTFLLNPTRTFHHEARYWALRVLSRVIMAPFCFVNFADFWLADQLNSMVPAFLDIPFLMCFFGRNPTWHKAGEAGNHCVQYVSILHPIVAILPAYFRFAQCIRRYRDTKEAFPHLVNAAKYATSFFVVIFAHKYHTTTDSYPLSKENPWFYCWITAALFSSCYAYTWDIKMDWGLFDSKAGDNRFLREEIVYSSTLDALDEPHSGRLY; encoded by the exons ATGAAGTTCGCCGAGCATTTGACGGCGCATATAACGCCAGAATGGCGCAAGCAGTACATTAATTATGAG GAAATGAAAGCCATGCTGTATGCAGCCATCGAGCAGGCACCCTCCGCGGAGCTGGTGGATCGCGAGATGGTAACACGTTATTTTGCCAAGTTTGACGAGGAGTTCTTCCACTACTGCGACAAGGAGCTGGCCAAGATCAATACCTTCTACTCGGAAAAGATGGCGGAGGCAACGCGCAAATATGGCAGCCTGCGCAGCGAACTGACAGAGGCTTTGGAGTTGGGCCATGTAAAGAAGCAGCCCGCTTGGAAGCGGCGCACACCGCTGGTCAAGAAGGATGCGCCCGCACGCAAGTTACAGGATCTCAAGTTGGCATTTAGCGAGTTCTATTTGGGTTTGATACTGCTACAAAACTATCAGAACTTAAATTTTACGGGCTTCCGCAAGATACTCAAGAAGCACGATAAACTGCTCAGCGTGGACTTCGGAGCACGCTGGCGCACCGATCACGTAGAGGCGGCGCATTTCTATACAAACAAAGACATCGACCGGTTAATACAGGAAACGGAACAGGCCGTCACCCAGGACATTGAGGGCGGCGACAGACAAC GCGCCATGAAGCGTTTGCGTGTTCCGCCGCTGGGCGAGCAGCAGAGTCCCTGGACCACATTCAAGGTGGGCCTCTTTTCCGGTGCTTTTGTGGTGCTCTTCCTGACCGTCATCATATCTGCCATGTTCTACGGTTTTGGTGAGAACTGGCGCGTTGGCCTGCGCATGTTCCGAGCGCCGTTTCTGATCACCGAATGCCTCTTTCTCTGGGGCGTCAATGTCTATGGCTGGCGTTCGTCCGGTGTCAATCATGTGCTCATCTTTGAGCTGGATCCGCGCAATCATCTATCCGAGCAGAATATTATGGAAATAGCCTCCGTATTCGGCGTCATTTGGGCCTGCTGTGTCCTTTGCTACATATTCTGCGAACCATTGGGCATTCCACAGTATGCAGCTCCGCTGTTTCTGTACACCTTGATGGTTACCTTCCTGCTGAATCCCACAAGGACGTTTCATCACGAGGCCCGCTATTGGGCGCTGCGCGTGCTCAGTCGCGTCATCATGGCTCCGTTTTGCTTTGTTAACTTTGCGGATTTCTGGCTGGCCGATCAGCTGAACAGCATGGTGCCCGCATTTCTGGATATACCCTTTCTGATGTGCTTCTTTGGTCGCAATCCCACGTGGCATAAGGCGGGCGAAG cTGGCAATCACTGCGTGCAGTATGTATCAATCCTGCATCCGATTGTGGCCATTTTGCCCGCCTACTTCCGGTTTGCCCAATGCATACGACGCTATCGGGACACGAAGGAGGCATTCCCACATCTGGTGAATGCGGCCAAATATGCGACATCTTTCTTTGTGGTTATCTTTGCGCATAAATACCATACGACAACAG ATAGCTATCCGCTGTCGAAGGAGAATCCCTGGTTCTACTGTTGGATAACCGCGGCCCTGTTCTCATCCTGTTACGCCTACACGTGGGACATCAAAATGGACTGGGGTCTGTTCGATTCCAAGGCGGGCGACAATCGATTTTTGCGTGAGGAAATCGTTTATTCATCGACG CTGGACGCTCTCGATGAGCCTCATTCAGGCCGGCTATATTGA